In the genome of Candidatus Microbacterium phytovorans, one region contains:
- a CDS encoding TlpA disulfide reductase family protein, producing MNSTPRRLLASVAALVLAVTLAACTNTATGIAGQYQQGTNKGYVSGDGSVQEIPADERGEAVTFTGTAVDGSTVSSADFAGDVLVLNFWYAGCGPCRVEAPILESVAGATKDAGAHFLGVNIYDGPEQATAFEKTYGVTYPSLLAREDADLKLAFASWTPLSAVPITLVLDAEGRVAARFIGAVQSESILRTVVDDVLAEKA from the coding sequence ATGAACTCCACCCCCCGCCGCCTGCTGGCATCCGTCGCCGCCCTCGTGCTGGCCGTCACGCTCGCCGCGTGCACGAACACCGCCACGGGCATCGCCGGCCAATACCAGCAGGGCACGAACAAGGGCTACGTGAGCGGCGACGGCAGCGTCCAGGAGATCCCCGCCGACGAGCGTGGCGAGGCTGTGACCTTCACGGGGACGGCCGTCGACGGCTCCACGGTCTCGAGCGCCGACTTCGCGGGCGACGTGCTCGTGCTCAACTTCTGGTACGCCGGGTGCGGGCCGTGCCGCGTGGAAGCACCGATCCTCGAGTCGGTCGCGGGTGCGACCAAGGATGCCGGTGCCCACTTCCTCGGGGTCAACATCTACGACGGGCCCGAGCAGGCGACGGCGTTCGAGAAGACGTACGGCGTGACCTACCCGTCGCTGCTGGCGCGCGAGGACGCCGACCTGAAGCTCGCGTTCGCCTCGTGGACCCCGCTCAGCGCCGTGCCCATCACCCTCGTCCTCGACGCGGAGGGCCGTGTCGCCGCGCGGTTCATCGGCGCGGTGCAGAGCGAGTCGATCCTCCGCACGGTCGTCGACGACGTGCTGGCGGAGAAGGCGTGA
- a CDS encoding histidine phosphatase family protein, translated as MPAERLHLVRHGEVHNPQRVLYGRLPNFRLSDDGRRMAQTAAEHVRDLGRPIASITASPLQRAQESAEPFADLFGLPVGTDERIIEPTNVFEGRRMRQALMNPMNWHHLRAPAIPSWGEPYLDVVARMLAAMRDAAEAAPLVDGVAGDVVLVSHQLPIWITHLALAEAPLRHDPRQRRCALSSVTTFERDGDGWREIAYVAPAAAAGAVDVGAV; from the coding sequence GTGCCCGCCGAACGCCTCCACCTCGTGCGCCACGGCGAGGTCCACAACCCGCAGCGCGTGCTGTACGGGCGGCTCCCGAACTTCCGGTTGAGCGACGACGGCCGGCGCATGGCGCAGACCGCCGCGGAGCACGTGCGCGACCTCGGCCGGCCGATCGCATCGATCACCGCCTCGCCGTTGCAGCGTGCGCAGGAGTCGGCCGAACCTTTCGCCGACCTGTTCGGACTGCCGGTGGGTACCGACGAGCGCATCATCGAGCCGACGAACGTCTTCGAGGGCCGCCGGATGCGGCAGGCGCTCATGAACCCGATGAACTGGCACCATCTGCGCGCGCCCGCGATCCCGAGCTGGGGCGAGCCGTACCTCGACGTCGTCGCCCGCATGCTCGCCGCGATGCGCGACGCGGCGGAGGCCGCACCGCTGGTCGACGGCGTCGCGGGCGACGTCGTGCTCGTCTCGCACCAGCTGCCGATCTGGATCACGCACCTCGCGCTGGCCGAGGCGCCGCTGCGTCACGACCCGCGTCAGCGCCGCTGCGCGCTGTCGTCGGTCACGACCTTCGAGCGCGACGGCGACGGGTGGCGCGAGATCGCCTATGTCGCGCCGGCCGCCGCCGCTGGTGCCGTCGATGTGGGAGCCGTCTGA
- a CDS encoding DedA family protein: MAVAADGSWLTTLVDAVVSLMEVIGAPGAGIAIAAENLFPPLPSEVILPMAGLAASRGSFGLVEALLWTTAGSVVGALLLYGLGAWLGLRRLRAVVARLPLLHVEDVDRTVAWFARHGGKAVFFGRMIPIFRSLISIPAGVVRMPLWRFVLLTLAGSAVWNSVFVLAGFFLGESWHVVETYADILQYVVIVGAVAGVTWFVVTRVRQLRDRRPDLDAA, translated from the coding sequence ATGGCGGTGGCAGCGGACGGTTCCTGGCTCACGACGCTCGTCGACGCCGTCGTGTCCCTGATGGAGGTCATCGGCGCTCCGGGGGCCGGCATCGCGATCGCCGCCGAGAACCTCTTCCCGCCGCTGCCGAGCGAGGTCATCCTCCCGATGGCGGGGCTCGCGGCATCCCGTGGTTCGTTCGGTCTCGTCGAGGCGCTGCTGTGGACGACGGCGGGGTCTGTCGTCGGCGCCCTGCTCCTCTACGGACTCGGCGCATGGTTGGGGCTGCGCCGGCTGCGCGCCGTCGTCGCGCGACTTCCGCTGCTGCACGTCGAAGACGTCGATCGCACGGTGGCGTGGTTCGCGCGTCACGGCGGCAAGGCCGTGTTCTTCGGCCGCATGATCCCGATCTTCCGGAGCCTCATCTCGATCCCCGCGGGAGTCGTGCGGATGCCGTTGTGGCGCTTCGTGCTGTTGACCCTCGCCGGCTCGGCGGTGTGGAACTCGGTCTTCGTGCTCGCCGGATTCTTCCTGGGGGAGTCCTGGCACGTCGTGGAGACCTACGCCGACATCCTCCAGTACGTCGTGATCGTCGGCGCCGTGGCGGGGGTGACGTGGTTCGTGGTGACCCGCGTGCGGCAGTTGCGCGACCGGCGCCCCGACCTCGACGCCGCCTGA
- the aspS gene encoding aspartate--tRNA(Asn) ligase: MSERVLVSQLHSREDGAVSVSGWVETVRDQKKVQFVILRDETGAVQLVNPATRPDPEAESQDAGALALTALISELTTGTFLTVTGDLKHDERVKLGGVEIKIGGLEIAAAALPETPIAADSGLDKRMDWRFLDLRQRRNNLIFRVQTTLEHAMRGYWIDRDYIEIHSPKLMASASESNAELFEVPYFEDKTAYLAQSPQFFKQMAQSAGFGKIFEIGDVYRADPSFTSRHATEFTSVDAEISWIDSHEDVATMQEELLQTAIQAVKDKHGDEIKELFDIDVVVPAVPFPRIPLAEAREIVKARGYEIPRTDGDLDPEGERQISAHVEETYGHQFVFITDYHPEIRAFYHMRDPETGLTKSYDLLFKGVEITTGAQREHRVDVLEVQAREKGLDPEHLAFYFDFFRYGAPPHGGFGMGLARVLMLLLGQDSIREVTYLFRGPTRLAP, translated from the coding sequence GTGAGTGAACGCGTTCTCGTCAGCCAGCTGCATTCCCGTGAAGACGGCGCCGTCTCGGTGTCCGGATGGGTGGAGACCGTCCGCGATCAGAAGAAGGTGCAGTTCGTCATCCTGCGCGACGAGACCGGCGCGGTGCAGCTCGTGAACCCCGCGACGCGTCCCGACCCGGAGGCCGAGAGCCAGGACGCCGGCGCCCTCGCGCTCACGGCGCTCATCTCCGAGCTGACCACCGGCACGTTCCTCACCGTCACGGGCGACCTCAAGCACGACGAGCGCGTCAAGCTCGGCGGGGTCGAGATCAAGATCGGTGGGCTGGAGATCGCCGCGGCGGCTCTCCCCGAGACCCCGATCGCGGCCGACAGCGGACTCGACAAGCGCATGGACTGGCGCTTCCTCGACCTGCGCCAGCGTCGCAACAACCTGATCTTCCGCGTGCAGACCACCCTCGAGCACGCGATGCGCGGCTACTGGATCGACCGCGACTACATCGAGATCCACTCGCCCAAGCTCATGGCCTCGGCATCCGAGTCCAACGCCGAACTGTTCGAGGTGCCCTACTTCGAGGACAAGACCGCGTATCTCGCGCAGTCGCCGCAATTCTTCAAGCAGATGGCCCAGTCGGCCGGGTTCGGCAAGATCTTCGAGATCGGCGACGTGTACCGCGCCGACCCGTCGTTCACGAGCCGCCACGCGACCGAGTTCACGTCGGTCGACGCCGAGATCAGCTGGATCGACTCCCACGAAGACGTCGCCACGATGCAGGAGGAGCTGCTCCAGACCGCGATCCAGGCGGTCAAGGACAAGCACGGCGACGAGATCAAGGAGCTCTTCGACATCGACGTCGTCGTGCCCGCGGTGCCTTTCCCGCGCATCCCGCTGGCAGAGGCGCGCGAGATCGTGAAGGCGCGCGGGTACGAGATCCCCCGCACCGACGGCGACCTCGACCCCGAGGGCGAGCGTCAGATCTCCGCGCACGTCGAGGAGACCTACGGCCACCAGTTCGTCTTCATCACCGACTACCACCCCGAGATCCGCGCGTTCTACCACATGCGCGACCCCGAGACCGGGCTGACGAAGTCGTACGACCTCCTGTTCAAGGGCGTCGAGATCACGACCGGCGCGCAGCGCGAGCACCGCGTCGACGTGCTCGAGGTGCAGGCGCGCGAGAAGGGTCTCGACCCGGAGCACCTCGCGTTCTACTTCGACTTCTTCCGGTACGGCGCCCCGCCGCACGGCGGCTTCGGCATGGGCCTGGCGCGCGTGCTCATGCTGTTGCTGGGGCAGGATTCCATCCGAGAAGTCACCTACCTCTTCCGCGGTCCCACGCGTCTCGCGCCGTAG
- a CDS encoding ABC transporter substrate-binding protein has protein sequence MRNTRTRRLGVALALTTAAALAFTACAAEAGTPGAGGTDGAASADAATATSLADFGTLADLEAAAKAEGALNVIALPRDWANYGEILDLFADRYPEIAINEQSPDVSSAEEIQAAKTNEGLDTAPDVFDLGLTVALQNTDVFAPYKVATWDDIPDALKESSGLFVGDYGGYMSVGYDSSRYDEPAELSDLLGADYAGAVAINGDPTQAGAAFAAVGLATVQNGGTLDDFQPGIDFFSELQKAGNLLKVDVTTGTISSGETPVVFDWDYLNATHTSTNPNWKVRVFDGSGYAAYYNQAINKDAPHPAAARLWQEFLYSDEVQNLWLKGGARPARMDAMTAAGTIDADLAAALPAAPETTVVPTEAQSTAAGTLLGEKWAAAVQ, from the coding sequence ATGCGCAACACCCGTACGCGTCGCCTGGGCGTCGCTCTCGCCCTGACGACGGCCGCGGCCCTCGCCTTCACCGCCTGTGCCGCCGAGGCGGGAACCCCGGGCGCCGGAGGCACCGACGGCGCGGCATCCGCGGACGCGGCGACCGCCACGAGCCTCGCCGACTTCGGCACCCTCGCCGACCTCGAGGCCGCCGCCAAGGCCGAGGGCGCGCTCAACGTCATCGCGTTGCCGCGCGACTGGGCGAACTACGGCGAGATCCTCGACCTGTTCGCCGACCGCTACCCCGAGATCGCGATCAACGAGCAGTCCCCGGACGTCTCGAGCGCCGAGGAGATCCAGGCCGCGAAGACCAACGAGGGCCTCGATACGGCGCCCGATGTCTTCGACCTCGGCCTCACGGTCGCCCTGCAGAACACCGACGTGTTCGCGCCCTACAAGGTCGCCACGTGGGACGACATCCCCGACGCGCTCAAGGAGTCGTCGGGACTGTTCGTCGGCGACTACGGCGGGTACATGTCGGTCGGCTACGACTCGAGCCGCTACGACGAGCCCGCGGAACTCTCCGACCTCCTGGGGGCCGACTACGCGGGTGCCGTGGCCATCAACGGCGACCCGACCCAGGCCGGTGCCGCCTTCGCGGCCGTCGGGCTGGCGACCGTGCAGAACGGCGGGACGCTCGACGACTTCCAGCCCGGCATCGACTTCTTCAGTGAGCTCCAGAAGGCGGGCAACCTGCTGAAGGTCGACGTCACCACCGGCACGATCAGCAGCGGCGAGACCCCCGTCGTCTTCGACTGGGACTACCTCAACGCCACGCACACGTCGACCAACCCGAACTGGAAGGTCCGCGTCTTCGACGGCAGCGGCTACGCCGCGTACTACAACCAGGCCATCAATAAGGACGCTCCCCACCCGGCCGCCGCGCGCCTGTGGCAGGAGTTCCTCTACAGCGACGAGGTGCAGAACCTCTGGCTGAAGGGCGGTGCCCGCCCGGCCCGCATGGATGCCATGACCGCCGCCGGCACGATCGACGCCGACCTCGCGGCGGCCCTCCCGGCCGCTCCGGAGACGACCGTCGTCCCCACCGAAGCGCAGAGCACGGCCGCCGGCACGCTGCTCGGTGAGAAGTGGGCCGCGGCGGTCCAGTGA